The following are encoded in a window of Magnolia sinica isolate HGM2019 chromosome 11, MsV1, whole genome shotgun sequence genomic DNA:
- the LOC131218876 gene encoding putative receptor-like protein kinase At3g47110, with product MGLPRISLWAIWSFLLLSSIHLPCFFGSAGHFSNESDLLALLKFKHLITDDPLHSLSSWNHTLHFCHWQGVTCGGPRHPQRVMALNLTAQKLVGPISPYIANLTFLRIIDLSANSFYGRIPEEIGRLFRLRYLFLTNNTFTGEIPANLTHCFKLQFLGLSGNQLTGRIPTELGSHLNLSYLSLRRNSLAGSIPPSLGNLSSLKFLRLSENSLEGSIPDDLCQLVSLNFLIIGINKLSGTIPPGLYNLSSINVLDVTENRLHGNLPPNMGLTLPNLQGLYVRGNQFTGPIPVSLSNASGLTVINLAMNSFSGSVPMNFGNLKGLFYLNLGGNELGIGKAHDLNFLDSLTNCSSLQVLKLDHNHFSGMLPDSIANLSTQLAWLSFGSNRIFGSIPSGIQNLVGLTALDMGTNFLTSAIPNGVGKLNKLEVLYLNSNGLSGQIPSSLGNITRLYRLYLHENNLSGSIPSTLGNCIKLNFIYLFNNNFSGTLLKQLSSIPSLIDLQAQNNFFTNLPHEASYLKALGTFNVSNNKLSGEIPSWLGNCLSLEYLGLDGNFFQGSIPPTFSSLKGLRYLGLSRNNLSGKIPRYLEKFALEYLNLSFNHFEGELPKQGVFGNASRVSVLGNSKLCGGIHELQLPPCSSQTSKKRGISLASKVKFSIIGAVLGLISLSCFFTILYRVRKSRRKPFVAPSMEDTFMNVSYAELFKATDEFSPANLIGTGSFGAIYKGILDHVGTMVAVKVFDLQRQGALRSFMAECDALRNMRHRNLVKILTCCSSIDFKGNDFKALVYEYMSNGSLEKWLHREGHDQPRRNLKFTERLNIAIDVASALDYLHNHCQTSIIHQDLKPSNVLLDDDMIAHIGDFGLARFLSEVAQSSSVGMKGSIGYIAPEYAMSGKASTQGDVYSYGILLLEMITGKGPTDDVFKDNLSLHHFAKQSLVVRVMEIINPQLLLEEAEVIQGNENQINIRNRMHDCLISMVKIGVLCSAKSPSKRMQMRDVVAEMHTIKDLYLGVKICLGKQVRLQILDEGLSYLRHY from the exons ATGGGGCTCCCACGTATCAGCTTAtgggcaatttggtcatttcttcttctctcttccatTCACCTTCCGTGTTTCTTTGGATCTGCCGGTCACTTCTCCAACGAAAGTGATCTCCTTGCTTTGCTCAAATTCAAACATCTAATAACCGACGATCCTCTCCATTCTTTGAGCTCATGGAACCATACTCTCCACTTCTGCCACTGGCAAGGAGTCACATGCGGTGGTCCCCGGCATCCTCAAAGGGTCATGGCCTTGAACCTCACTGCCCAgaaattggtgggccccatatctcccTACATAGCAAACCTCACCTTCCTCAGGATAATCGATCTCTCAGCCAATAGCTTCTATGGGAGGATTCCTGAAGAGATTGGCCGGTTGTTCCGCTTGAGGTATCTCTTTCTGACCAATAACACATTCACGGGAGAAATTCCAGCAAATCTGACCCACTGTTTCAAACTCCAATTTCTTGGTCTTTCCGGGAATCAGCTCACAGGGAGGATTCCGACTGAGCTTGGCTCTCATTTGAATCTCTCCTACTTAAGCCTTCGTCGCAACAGTCTtgcaggaagcatcccaccttcacttggaaacctttcgtCTCTCAAGTTTCTTCGTCTCTCAGAAAATAGTCTGGAGGGCAGCATCCCAGATGACCTTTGTCAGTTGGTGAGCTTAAATTTTCTGATCATAGGTATTAATAAACTGTCAGGTACGATTCCGCCTGGGCTCTACAATCTCTCCTCTATTAACGTTTTGGACGTGACAGAGAACAGATTGCATGGAAatcttccacctaacatgggcctcacccttcctaatcttcaaggCCTCTATGTTCGAGGAAACCAATTCACAGGACCCATACCagtttcattatccaatgcttcCGGACTTACAGTTATTAACCTTGCTATGAATAGTTTTAGTGGATCCGTGCCCATGAATTTTGGAAACCTCAAGGGTCTCTTCTATTTAAATTTGGGGGGCAATGAACTTGGAATTGGGAAAGCTCATGACTTGAATTTTCTCGATTCTTTGACCAATTGCAGTAGCTTACAAGTGCTGAAGTTAGACCATAATCATTTCAGCGGCATGTTGCCAGACTCCATAGCTAATCTTTCGACTCAACTGGCATGGCTATCCTTTGGTAGTAACAGGATATTCGGAAGCATCCCATCTGGAATTCAGAATCTTGTCGGCTTAACAGCACTGGATATGGGGACTAATTTTTTAACAAGTGCCATTCCCAATGGCgttgggaagcttaacaagttggaGGTACTTTACTTGAATTCAAATGGATTATCAGGGCAAATTCCATCTTCCTTGGGCAACATCACCAGATTGTACCGACTCTATTTACATGAAAACAATCTATCAGGGAGCATACCTTCGACACTTGGTAATTGTATAAAGCTGAACTTCATATACCTCTTCAATAATAACTTTAGCGGTACCTTACTCAAACAACTTTCCAGCATTCCATCTCTGATTGATCTCCAAGCTCAAAACAACTTTTTCACTAATCTGCCACATGAAGCCAGTTACTTGAAAGCTCTTGGAACATTCAATGTTTCTAATAACAAGTTGTCAGGCGAAATTCCAAGCTGGCTAGGCAATTGTCTCAGCCTAGAGTATCTTGGGTTGGATGGGAACTTCTTTCAAGGATCAATTCCACCAACATTCAGTAGTCTAAAAGGTCTTCGATACCTGGGTCTTTCACGCAATAACTTATCTGGGAAGATTCCAAGATATCTGGAGAAGTTTGCTCTAGAGTATCTAAATCTATCCTTCAATCATTTTGAGGGTGAATTACCAAAACAAGGGGTCTTTGGAAATGCCAGTCGAGTTTCAGTGCTTGGAAATAGTAAGCTTTGTGGGGGTATTCATGAATTACAATTGCCACCATGCTCTAGCCAAACTTCCAAGAAAAGGGGGATCTCTCTTGCTTCGAAAGTCAAATTCTCAATAATTGGTGCTGTCCTGGGTCTTATTTCATTATCATGTTTCTTTACCATTCTTTATAGGGTAAGAAAGTCAAGAAGGAAACCTTTTGTTGCGCCTTCTATGGAGGATACTTTTATGAACGTGTCTTATGCGGAACTCTTTAAAGCAACAGATGAGTTCTCTCCTGCCAATTTGATCGGAACTGGAAGTTTTGGCGCCATATATAAAGGGATTCTAGATCATGTTGGGACTATGGTAGCAGTGAAAGTCTTCGACCTTCAACGACAAGGAGCTCTGAGGAGTTTCATGGCTGAATGTGATGCCTTGAGAAACATGCGGCATCGGAATCTTGTTAAGATCTTAACTTGTTGCTCTAGCATTGATTTTAAGggcaatgattttaaagctcTAGTTTACGAGTACATGTCCAATGGAAGTCTAGAGAAGTGGTTGCACAGGGAGGGCCATGACCAGCCGAGAAGGAACTTGAAGTTTACTGAAAGGCTAAACATTGCTATAGATGTGGCTTCTGCACTGGATTATCTACATAATCATTGCCAAACATCAATCATTCATCAAGATTTAAAGCCAAGCAACGttcttcttgatgatgacatgattgctcATATTGGTGATTTCGGGCTAGCCAGGTTCTTATCGGAGGTTGCTCAAAGCAGCTCAGTTGGGATGAAGGGATCTATTGGGTACATCGCGCCGG AGTATGCAATGAGCGGAAAagcatctacacaaggagatgttTACAGCTACGGAATCCTTCTACTAGAGATGATCACTGGAAAGGGGCCGACTGATGACGTTTTTAAGgacaatctaagccttcatcattttgctAAGCAGTCTTTGGTTGTACGAGTGATGGAGATTATTAATCCACAACTACTCTTAGAAGAAGCTGAAGTTATTCAAGGCaatgaaaatcaaatcaatataagaaatagaatgcatgactgtttgatttcaatggtcaaaattGGTGTGTTGTGCTCTGCAAAATCTCCAAGTAAACGAATGCAAATGAGAGATGTTGTTGCTGAAATGCATACAATCAAGGACTTGTATCTCGGGGTCAAGATTTGCCTAGGCAAACAAGTTAGGTTGCAAATATTAGATGAAGGTTTGTCTTACCTCAGGCATTACTAA
- the LOC131218035 gene encoding uncharacterized protein LOC131218035, translated as MITCSLLKVTNQTLTVTIDVQNLQLSAHLTCVYARCSRLLRRPLWEELEALSTSLLGPWGVCGDFNAITEIAERRSRGEFDVRSTREFSKVIENAGLIDAGFSGSLYSWCNNQSGSARSWARLDRVLINIPWVSNFTRFKVDHLPRVNSDHNAILLSFPPQQSSSSKPFRFQRMWTKDDSFL; from the coding sequence ATGATAACATGTTCTCTACTTAAAGTGACTAACCAAACACTGACAGTTACTATTGATGTGCAGAATTTACAGTTGTCAGCCCATTTAACCTGTGTATATGCCAGATGTTCGAGGTTACTCAGAAGACCTCTTTGGGAGGAATTGGAAGCCCTTTCGACTTCTCTGCTTGGCCCGTGGGGAGTGTGCGGGGATTTCAACGCCATAACTGAAATTGCTGAAAGAAGAAGCAGAGGAGAGTTTGATGTCAGAAGCACTAGGGAATTTTCGAAAGTGATTGAGAACGCGGGACTGATTGACGCAGGTTTCTCGGGGTCTCTCTACTCATGGTGCAACAACCAATCAGGCTCAGCCAGAAGCTGGGCAAGGCTAGATAGGGTGCTTATCAACATCCCTTGGGTTTCCAATTTTACACGGTTCAAAGTCGATCATCTACCTCGGGTAAATTCAGACCACAACGCAATTCTCCTGTCTTTCCCTCCCCAACAGTCAAGCAGCTCAAAACCGTTCAGGTTCCAGAGGATGTGGACGAAGGATGATTCTTTCCTTTAG